Part of the Benincasa hispida cultivar B227 chromosome 11, ASM972705v1, whole genome shotgun sequence genome, GAACTATAAGAAATGTTCCCTTACTAGATATTTAGAGGATTTTGATATCAGTGGTGAGCATGGTGTTACCAGTCTGGGAACCGATATGATAACATGACCAATAATAGTGTTGAATACTTTAATGCTATTACCAAAAAAGCAAGACTGTTACCAATAATTCCATTGCTAGAATATATAAGAGGTCTACTTCAAGGTTGGTTTCATGAGCGGAAAACAATGTGGTTCAACATACTCAATGTATGTAGAGGAAGTAATGCGTTTAGAGTGTGACAAAGCTAGGCGATGCCGATTAAATCTAATCGATTGTTATGGATTTCATGTCAAGGACGATGGATTAGATGGTATAGTCAGCCTTAACACTTGAGAATGTAGTTGCAAGAAATTTCAATGTTTGGAGATTTAGTGTTCGCACGCTATTGTTGCAGCTAAAGAGTGCAATAACAATTCGTTTACTCTATGCATCAGATTGTATAATTTTGATTCCCTAGTATTAGCATATGTGGGAACAATAAACCCGCTTGGTCATGTATCCGAATGGAAAAAGCCACCAGCGTATACCGAGGTAAAAATACTACAACCGAAAAAAGTGGTATAGTTTGGTAGACGAAGGGTAAATAGGATAGCTGGAGAACATGTCacattaaaaaaatgtgaaCGGTGTGGCCAATTGTGACATAACAGACAAAAGTGCAACGAACCACTTGATACGTCCAAACTCAACAAGCAGGCAAGGACGACATAGGGGACCCAACAAACGTCCAAACTCAAATACTTGATAATTTATTACTCTTTATTATATAGATTGTTCATTCTATAATGTAAAGACGTTATGATAAATACTCAATACACAATACTCGTTACTCGATACATGTTAAACGATACTTGTTACACGATACTCATTACTCGATCCCCATTACACTATACTTGATACGTGTTACATGTTATTTAACAATACTCGATAAACATTAACTATATAGATGGTATAGATTTACAAATACTATATACTCGGTACATGTTACTCGATACTCAATACAGTTTGGATTCAGTTTGATgtataaataatgtcaaaatattgttttcagaacaaataatgtcaaaatttacatagaaagccctaataaaaaaaatcgatCTACCCACAACTCGACACCATATTGCAACCTAAAATCAAGCATCTTATCATGTTGTAAGCTCTCCATACTTGACCCAGTCACCAAGTACTCAAAGTACTTAAGATAGAATATCTCACAGTCCAGTGTATTCCCCTGTAATGTGCCTGTATTGACACGACTTAGCTTCCAAGGACTAGGTGCAAGGTCGGACTTTGCATCATATACACCACAGAATTGTGCCAGTAAAGGGAGAGTAAGGGGCGCCAGGAGTTTTACTAGATCCTTTAGTGTGATGTACTTAGGGAGTGAGTCATACAAAAGGATGTGTCTGATGTTCATGTCCACCACCAACATAAACAAATGCTGTTTGTAGTTGACTGGGCTATAGATGTAATCGACATTTGCCCATCTAGGCCGATGTTCAAGTATCAATCCGAGCACATAATCGACGTACGCGTGCTCTTTCTCGCATACTTTAGTAGCTTCTTCCCTCATTTTTCCACATATGGCCTGGAATAAGCTATCTGGACCTTGGAGGTTCAAGTGACTCTGTAAAATAGATAACAGTAtgttcaagtgtatatcaatatgttgggaatgtcctagaactcgcagttcgtgttaaacattctattttatcaataacaatgacttgttgattttgcatcttattatgaaaatccaataaacacatctttggctatagtctgaatgctgtaactttatgtagtgacgtaaacaggatcaagttgatggtatatagcctaaatggtctaataagtatatggatgaaattgggtatctcatcctggtaacactattggatgcgacccactatgtagttgttacaagaagttgtaaggtgctacaaacaatgtgatccacaaatcgttcatgttgagacatgagagtggggcatcctatgcaatgagttttcatatagactggaccacgaaaatagtcacttttctttataatggccgtttactgttaaaattgactatttcatttattatataacctaggttaactcgatcttaatcctgagctagctatgaactcttgtttgttcggaattatcctttgatctgcaaacggtgagagtagttcaacagcactgctcaataagtttaccattttggggataaaaccggataaatagctggggatatatccttgcaagatggaattcactcctaccatatttagggttagcataggttgttctcttaagtactgatccaggtcttgaacaaacaGGGCCCTGCCTTCTTATagtagagaaaggatttgattcatagagattatgaatcagaattgttcattagaggatcagtaggaacttaaggaacaagatgtaatcacaggggtaaaatagtatttttgacctagctatgattacgaacaacctgtgaaggatcgactacctgattatggttattaagtggacataatatatctacagtgaggggagttctaCTATGaactatagtggagtgtcccattagttaacgaatgggggttagattggtctaatgagtttagacGATTAaactcgaatcgttggagcccatgatctgtaggtctgcgaggtccccctactagctcttAAATGGATaggctttagggtagcttgaaaAATTAacttgaaacgttcaaattaaacggaacaagagaaaatatatttaaatatataaagatgattattgtgcaaaaattaatttaatatttgatattgaactaattaatattttcaattaatttaagaaaaacatttgttaattatagtttaaaatcattttatgttttaaaatggaaaatgaattttctccattaccttcatctttatgctcacacaaaagtcattatcttctctactttgattctccaagcatgagctgcaagccatgctctccatttctttgcatgttcatctactatatataaagaaaactGGAGTCATTGGAGAAAGATGAATGcagaaatttgagagaaaattttctgtGAAGAAAAAACTGTCTTCTTCAATCGATTGCTGTGAGCTCCTTTTGCTTCTTCATATCTTTAAGTTGTTCTTTAGTCCCACAACTATGCCTAAAGCACCAAGAGCATATTAGGGAAGGCTTTAAGGTAGTTCAcggtgatatcaagtgaagacagcagctgtacaaatattttcttggatagttcatcaaaggtatgttctgaaaacccactttttagaagagcatgctttagtttttaccaaaattagtgaattagaatgcttatggatccttgatacttccgctgcatgttattaACTCTTTCACAATAATGCAAAATtgtacattaaaatttaaaccCTCTATACTACATACCAATATGCCATGTGACAATGTCGTGAATCGATGAGCACATATCTCCACCAGCTAATAAATTTTCGTCGGAGAAACATGAATAAAGAATCAAGAACCTGTAGTTTGCAAGTTAAGTCAAATAATAGGAATAGTAATTAATAAGCATATAAATGTAATAAGGGATGTTAACTTACATCGTTCTCAACCCAATTACTATTATGTGTTAGCTCCCGGAACAACTCCGTCATCGTGCAATTCCTTTTGAATAGGACTTCATTTCTCGGCCAGTGAGGACCCATATCCATGTTGGTCAACCAGGACATGAACCCATTCATCAAGTCCACTTGAATAGCATGTGTCGGGTCATAGGGAACGATGTCAATCAGACATTGACCTTGCTGAATGTATTTCTACTTTTTTCCTGTCGCCCTTACAGTGTCAATTGGAGGGGTGTACAGTTGTGTCGGCTTCTTCTTCCTACTTATCCATCTCTGTTCCCTCTCACCGTTCATAGGCTCGCTCTTCACGATGGGCTCGCTCTTGATCCTGAACTTCTTCAATGCTTGTGGTGGAAGCAACTCAAGATGTGGTAGGGTTAATAGGGGGAAGGCTGATGCATCGGGAAGCAACATAGAAAGAGGAGTGGTTAATTGGGGATTAGGGGAGGATGGGCTCGGTGGAGGGTAGATGGATAGGGTCATGAGACTTGGGGAAGGTGGAGGAATGGGGTCACTAGTCCCGGTGGAAAGTGGAGGAAGGGGGTCATATGATTTAGTGGAAGGTGGAGGAATTAGGTCATTAGTCTCGGTGGTGGGTGGAGGAATGGGGTCTTGGAACTCGATGGAAGGTGGAGGAATAAAGTCACAGGACTTAGTGGAATGAGGAGGAATGGGGTCAACAGTCTCGGTGGACTCCACTCTGTATCTGCAATTCAATATAATTCAATATAGATAGATATATAGACATATATATTTGCCCCTCACTCCTCAGTTGGGGGTGCATGCTCGTCAATTGGGAGCTTATGAGACTCGTTATGAGGAGGATAAATCTCGTGCTCGTCGGTAGGGAGCTCGTGAGACTGATGCTCTTAGAGTTCTGGCTCATGAAACCGATGTTTGTGACTCTCGTATTCACTGGAGTTACTATGAGCATCCACATCATGGTGTGATCTATGTGTCTCTGAGGAGGTCGTCTCGACATCAATGTGCTCGTATACGGGTCATTCGTCGACCCTAGTGTCCTTATATTGTCTCTCCCTATCGGACATGATCAATGGTGTGGGTATGATCCTTGTCTATATAAAACAACAAACAATTTGTTAGTTATATGTGACATTCACCTTAAATCCAAGTAAATCGTAATGTAATAACTAACCTCGATGGACTCAAACACGGCTCCCACTATTATTTTGGTTGGCAGTGAATATGTACACTCCCACCTCAGGAATCGTGGTACGACATGTCCATTTAGTCGGGTTGCAACTTTTCCGACAACCATTGAAATGATCTCATATGCCCACGCCTACCATAATTCATAAATGATTATAAAACAAGCATAAGTAGTAAGTGACATTGACACTACAACGAGTAGATCTCGTACGGCCAGTGAATGGATATTACCTAAAATGCATGAGGAAACCCCGGTAGGTTGTACTTGACAATGTAATTCTTATTGTGCTTGGGCCTTTTTTTGTAGTTCTCTGCCTTACCACTAAATCTTTTTGTAGTCCAAGTAACATCCTCTTCCATAACACATTTCCCCAATCCATGGAATTGAAGTCATCTAAATCCTCCACATCAATTAATAAGGTCTTGTCGACATTGACCCTTATCTTCTCCCTTCCCATCATACCTAATTCAGTGCAATAGACCAATGTCATCTTCAAAGCATCCATGTCGTTCTCAAACTCCGACTCCTTGTGCACTGTCTCTAAGGTACTAATATGAATGTCCCCCACAAAATCATTATTGAAGTACCTATTACGTAGTGATCCAGTTACTTCAACCCTCCTTACAACTACTGGATTAGGTGATTGCCACAATCCTATTACAACAGGAAGTCTTCTTTGGAGAATGTAACAACCGTACATTCAAATCGAAGGTCATTGCATCTTTCCTATCGTCTATAACCTCTCTTAACAGAATGTAGTGGACCAATGAACTGTTGACGATAATGTCCATGTCCATGAATCGCCCAAATACCGTTTTCTCGAATAGAGCAAGCTGAGTGGGAGTAAGCTTCTATTTCACAATCTAACTAGTCACCCCAATGTGAGATGATAGGTTGGTTGCTTGGCCTGGGAAACGATCCTGGGGGGGAATCTTGAATTGTCTAGCCATACTGCACATAATAACAAAAAACAGGGGTAAATAAGAATTTTGTTCAATACTCTACACACGacactcgatgctcgatgcaaGATACTCGTTTCTCGCTACTCGATTGCTTGATACCCAATACTCGATTTCTCGATACCCGATACATGCTACATGGTGTCCCTTACTTGTTACATTACAAGTGACCAGATGGTTGATTATCGAGCATTTGGTTTGATTTTCCACCTTCATGCATTATCCAACTCAAACCTTAAACTCTAGACAGTctgaaataacaaaaatatgaaaactaaaaCGAAACAAACTCGAAGTCCAGCCAAACATGCAAGATATGAAAATAGAAATGAAAACTATATCGGTCGAGTATCGAGTTACATGCAAGCGCATATCAAGGAACATGATGCAAAGATAGTTGAGTTTTGAGTGAATGATGCCAAAATACAAACAAGGAGAAGAATGTTACCTGATGCAGAGATAGTCGAGTTTCGAGTGTAGAGGTGTTGTCGTCGAAGAATATACAATCGGACGAATAGAGAGAACAGTCTGAACTCATCGGAAGTGGTGAAATAATGGACTTTAAATGCCTTCAAACGGGTTAAGAATCCAAAAgaatcgagtatcgagtatgaCGTGGATATGATTGAGTATACACGTGTCAATTTCAGTCGGATCGAGTGACCGTGCATCGAGGAATGAGTAACGAGCCATCAGATAACGAGTGACGAGCCATCGAAGATCGAGTAAATTTGTATTGACAGACACACGGGATACATCTCAGGGACGAATCGGTAGAATCACATGCTTATGATGTAAACATAAgaccattttccatatttctcCCGAGGTGACCATTTTTCACCTGGCCATTCCAAATGAGACAATCcgtaccaaaaaaaaaaaacctccgGCGAACCCGTTTATCTATGAATAAAACATCTCCCTCTCCCTCTTCCGTTTCTTCTTCTCCGGCCAGCACCCACGCTCCTTTTCCGGCGACGACGTACAGCAGCAAACAGCGACCCCTGCGCACCCCGAGGACGCCTTGCAGCAGTCTCACCCACGCGATCGATGGCGCCTCCTTTCTCCGACGGCCGGCAGCCGTGACTGCTGCAGCGACTCGTGCAATAGCCCGCGATATCACGAAATCGGGCCTTGAGTCGTTTCGATTGATCTCGAATCTGAATGCCCTCCCTAACGCCTTAAGATCTTCAACTTCGGACTCCTTCAAACACCAACCAGCAAGGTTTCGAGCCATTTTGGTGAAGTTCAGTAAGTAACAGCGCATTTTAAATCATCTGCATCTCGTATAGAGCGATTTAGATCGGTCCCTAACCTTGGAACTCTTCTGTTAGGTTTGGATCAGTAGAGTGTTCGATTAGGCTTCAAGGGTGATTTTGGGTAGGAACATCCCTCCCGAACCtgaacactctctcaagaatctTGAATCGAGTGCTAACCTATAAATGTTTTTCCGTGTTTGGGAACCTTCAGGCCTGTTTTGAGAATATTGTAGGTAAGTAGTTTAGGTCTGTTGAGTCTGTTTGCTATCTGCTAGCATGTTGTGTACCTTATTTATGATTTATATGAATGATAGGTCTTGAATCGTTAAATGTTATGAAGGTTTAAGCATGATGTTTGTGGCTATTTTGTGATGATTTTATGGTGATAAGGATGCTGTATCGTTGAGATTGTCTGAAAAAAAACAATGTTTATGTTGAGAGCATGTTCATGTGGTTTGACATAAATGAATGGTTGAGTAAACATGATGTAGGATTCATGCATTCTGGTGAGATTGTGAGGAAGGAGGTCAGAGGACCTTGAATTTTGGTCAAAGAAAAGTAGGGTGAATATCAGTGCACCTTGGATACAAATGATCAAGGGTGGTGGTATGTCACCATTGGATTTAAGAGGAGCATCAAAGAGGCCTTGGGTCAAATTGTCAAAATGAGAGCGAGAAAGCTAGACTATGAGAGAGAGTGAGCGATTAAACCATGAGACGGAGCAAGAGGCAACATAGCAAGTAGAGCGAGCAAGAGAAAGAGGTAAAAGTGATAAGGAACGTCGAGAGCGAGAACAAGAAGGAAAATAGGGAGCAAGAGTGAGAGCAAGAGGGAAAATAGGGAGCGAGAACAAGAGTGAAAATAGGAAGTGTCGTGGTAGTGGGAGCCTACATAGGAatgggagaaaaagaaaaagaaaaaaatgaaatgataagAGGACTATTGGTTGGTTTTGAAAACGATTGCTTTCTCAAAGAGAATAATTGTGATTTAGATCTTTCTTAAAGAGAAACTCGTGGAGAGATATTTCTTCTCATATTCCGTCCTTCTCCCATCTTGTTTTCTCCGTTGTGGGAGATGGCAAGAAAACGTATTTGTGGGAAGATTTTTGGGTGGGGGACAGACCCCTCTCTTTTGCATTTCCTCGTTTATATCACTTATCCACCTTAAAAAGTTGTCGAGTGTCGGGTATTTTGGTCTGGTCGGAGAACTTGGTCTCATTCTCCTTTGGTTTCCATCGGTCTTTGTCCAATAGGGAAACGACAGAGGTGGATTCTCTCCTTTCCTTGATTGAGGATTTCGACTTTAGGCTTGGGAGAAAGGACGTTCGTGTGTGGATCCATCCCTTATGGAGGGCGTCTCGTGTAAGTCTTTCTTTAGGTTTTTATTGGACCCTTCTCTTGGTGTTGAGTCGGTCTTTGATGCTTTGTGGAGGTTTAAGGTTCCAAAGCAAGTCAAGTTTCGTTCTTGGCAAGTTTTGCACGAGCGTGTGAACACGATAGATAAGCTTGTGAGAAAGCTACCTTCATTAATGGGCCCATGGTGTTGTATCCTCTGTCGGAAGGCGGAAGAAAACTTGGATTACCTTGTGTTAGTTTGCTAGATCTATGTGGAATGAATCTTTTAGGAGTTTGATTTCACGCTTGCTCGTCAGAGAATATTCGGTTGATGATTGAGGAGTTACTTCTCCATCCGCCTTTCAAAGAAAAAAGTCGCTTTCTTTGGCTTGTGGGGAGAGAAACAATAGAGTGTTTCGTGGTGTGGAGAGAGACCCTAGTGAGGTTTGGTCTTTGGTgaggtttcatgtttctctttggGCTTCGGTTTCAAAGGATTTTTGTAATCATTCCCTAGGTACTATTTTACTTAGTTGGAATCCCTTTCTTGGTTTTTTGTATGCCCtcgtattctttcatttttttttctcaatgaaagtagtttctatatatatatatataaaaaaaagagaatcaTTGTGATAAACCCTTTCTATTGCACCATCTAGTGTCTAGGAGCGATACACATTAAAGGTTGCTCAAATTACTTCGGTGttgattacttttttttttttttttttttttttttttttttgtaaaagaaaCATTTCATTGTCGGCATTGACTTCTTTGGTaagcaaaatttaattaattttttatttttttgatgaGAAACATGTAACATAATTTCATTGATATCATGAAATTACAAAAGGGCAAAAGATGTCGTGAGGAGTTACATAATGCTATGTGTAATGAGATAAGTAAAGTTGTAATCACAAAAGAGAGGGGTGGGTTTATACCAAGTTAAAGATGTATACAAAAGGTGATCAAAGgaaaatctttcatttgttcTTTGAATATGCGATGGTTACATTCATTCTGAACAAGCCAAAAGAAGGCTTTGATGATGAAGGTTCATAGAGTTGCTTTCTCATTCTTGAAGGGATGACCTATGAGCATCATATTCAAGAGAGTGGTTGGGTTGTCGAGAAACACCATAGGATAATTGAATCATGTAAGGATTTTCCCCCAAAGATCTCCAACAGAATCACAAAATACCAACATGTGCATAATGGTTTCACAGCTACGGTGGCAAAGAACTCACAAGTTAGGAGCAGATACGATCCATGGGACCGTTTTGATGAGGACGTCGACTATATTGATGCTTCCATGGCTGACTTCCCATAAAAAAACCAGACTTTTTTTGGGATAGGGCCTTgccaaatattttttataaaggGCAGCATTCATATCATTACCATTTGATGCAAGATGAGTTGAGAGAGATTTTGTGGTGAACTTGCTAGATTTATCAAGGGTCCATCTCCACGAATCCTTTATCGTATGGCTGTTTGGTGGCACAAGAAGAGTGGATAAGACAGACCATTCAATAAGCTCACTATCAATGAAGTTTCTTCTAAGACCAAGGTTCCACGCTTAATAGCTATTGTTCTAGCATTGGGCTATTGTAGCCTCTTTTTTCATTGAGAGAGCATAAAGTCTAGGAAAGGCGCCTGTGAGTAGTGTGGGGCTAACAATGTGAATTATATTATTGTGAATGAGATTGGTTTGCCTAGGTACTTCTATGGAATTTTAGCCAATCGGAACCAACTGCTTTGTGGATGGAAGGAGAGGCCATATTTAGCATCAATTAGGATTCTCCAAAGGGCATCTTCCTCAATGTGATATCTTCAAATCCACGTGGCTAAGAGACTCTTGTTTCTCTTTTTCAGATCAATCAAACCGAGGCCTCCTTTAGTAGTGGGAAGTTGTACCTTTTGCCAATTAATTGAGTGAACACCTCTCTTGTCTTCGAGCCCATTCCAAAGGAACTTCCTGTGCATCTTATCAATCTGTTCGGAAACCTTGGAGGGGATTTTGAAAAGAGAGAGGTAATAAGTAGGTAGGTTGCTTAGACTGGCTTGTAAAAGAGTGAGACGACCACCTTTGGAGATATATTTACCACGCCAACCATTAAGGTGCCTCGCAATCTTTTCAATGATAGGTTCCCATAATGGAATAGAGAATGATTTGTTGTTGAGGGGTAAGCCAAGGTATGTCGAGGGCCAAGTGCCAACCTTgcaaccaaaagatgatgccAAAGAATTAACAGCTGCCTCCTCAATATTAACACCTAAGAATTCAGATTTGGCGTGGTTTATACAGTGACTAGAAATCTGTTCAAATGACCGAATAATCTCAAATAGATTGGCAAGCTTCTCCTTTTCCGATGAAGAGAGTTAGATGGTATCATTAGCAAACTACAAATGACTAATTTGTATGCTAGACTTTCTGACAATAAAACCTTCAGTATGACCATTATCTAACCCTTTTAGAAGCATACGACTCAGACAGTCAACCACTAACGTGAATAAGAATGGAGAAAGGGGATCCCCCTGTTTAAGGCCACAGGTAGCTTTAATTTTGTCTCTAGGCTTTCCATTGATGATAATGGAGAAGTTTGCAGTTGAAAGGCAGCCCATAATCCATCTTCTCCATACTGAACCAAATCCTTTGGCTTTCATAATCTCATCCAAAAATTCCCAATCAACCATATCAAAGGCCTTTTCAATATCAAG contains:
- the LOC120091022 gene encoding uncharacterized protein LOC120091022; amino-acid sequence: MYGCYILQRRLPVVIGLWQSPNPVVVRRVEVTGSLRNRYFNNDFVGDIHISTLETVHKESEFENDMDALKMTLVYCTELGMMGREKIRVNVDKTLLIDVEDLDDFNSMDWGNVLWKRMLLGLQKDLVVRQRTTKKGPSTIRITLSSTTYRGFLMHFRRGHMRSFQWLSEKLQPD